The following are from one region of the Paenibacillus bovis genome:
- a CDS encoding DUF4177 domain-containing protein, translating to MSQWEYKTLKLPAAGFVNGRVDDRLLQEELNNLGFDGWELVSSFDTSTSQGDLGEVVLIFKRSALLD from the coding sequence ATGAGTCAGTGGGAATATAAAACATTAAAATTACCGGCAGCCGGTTTTGTAAATGGACGGGTCGATGACCGTCTTCTTCAGGAAGAGTTGAATAATCTCGGCTTTGACGGTTGGGAGCTGGTATCGTCCTTTGATACGAGCACAAGTCAGGGCGATCTCGGAGAAGTCGTTCTTATTTTCAAACGCAGCGCTCTTCTGGATTAA
- a CDS encoding SMI1/KNR4 family protein, whose translation MIGTWIEEIKSILRPELNSLEDFLLPPAGDVEIAQAEQAIGVTFPDELKQLYHIHNGESRNGPGLFFGLQFLSLDDMVSEWKIWSDLQPEYQELGDHYSIPSGWIKEQYINKGWLPFCHDGGGNHLGIDLDPAEKGIAGQIINFGRDEEMKHVIAPSLGEFIHFMRDTVREGNYTVVEEEGMGYWMYGRNEQSRLLRDAQMYAMGHIMQQSEGQESEQLDTWFASLDPIWRNLITEGYGDAASFVSAHQIYLPDAQLSDIRPLSRCTQVRELLLNRNEIEDITPLAHCRELKKLHLFRNPVRDLSPLQNLPYLQILNIEDTQVQDLKPLTNLSRLSELDCRGTAVQDYSSLAQLTTLHKLAISAPTRQAAAFIASLPKLCELTILGADEWEEEDWEQLGRMLPLRKLYIGALHKPHIHYLSSYSQLECLTLYDSQIEDISALADLPALKELKLMEGCSIGNLESIGGSVTLEKFTGTFAQFELLKDAFAQYVNFSQMIGEMTDEQQDIWIRHTR comes from the coding sequence ATGATAGGAACATGGATCGAGGAAATCAAGTCCATTTTGAGACCGGAACTGAACAGTCTGGAAGACTTTCTGCTGCCACCTGCCGGAGATGTGGAGATTGCTCAGGCAGAACAGGCAATAGGAGTGACATTTCCGGATGAATTAAAGCAGCTCTATCATATTCACAACGGGGAATCCCGCAACGGTCCCGGCCTTTTCTTTGGACTTCAGTTTTTGAGTCTGGATGATATGGTGAGCGAATGGAAAATCTGGTCGGATCTGCAGCCGGAGTATCAGGAGCTTGGCGATCATTATTCGATTCCATCGGGCTGGATCAAAGAGCAGTATATCAACAAAGGCTGGCTGCCTTTCTGTCACGATGGCGGAGGCAATCATCTCGGGATCGATCTGGACCCGGCTGAAAAAGGCATAGCAGGGCAAATTATCAACTTTGGCCGGGATGAGGAAATGAAGCATGTGATTGCGCCAAGTCTCGGCGAGTTTATCCATTTCATGCGGGATACGGTGCGTGAAGGGAATTATACGGTTGTGGAAGAAGAGGGCATGGGATACTGGATGTATGGACGGAATGAACAATCCCGTCTGCTCAGGGATGCACAGATGTATGCCATGGGTCACATTATGCAGCAGTCCGAAGGGCAGGAGAGCGAACAGCTGGATACCTGGTTTGCGAGTCTGGACCCAATCTGGCGCAATCTGATAACAGAAGGTTATGGAGATGCAGCGTCGTTTGTTTCAGCCCATCAGATTTATTTGCCTGATGCGCAGTTGAGTGATATTCGTCCGCTGTCTCGCTGCACCCAGGTGCGTGAGCTGCTGCTGAACCGTAATGAGATCGAGGATATTACGCCGCTAGCCCACTGCCGAGAACTGAAAAAGCTGCATCTGTTCCGTAATCCGGTACGTGATCTGTCGCCGCTGCAGAATTTGCCTTATCTGCAGATTTTGAATATTGAGGACACCCAGGTGCAAGACCTGAAGCCGCTGACCAATCTGTCACGTCTATCTGAGCTGGATTGCCGTGGTACAGCCGTGCAGGATTATTCCTCACTTGCTCAATTGACGACGCTGCACAAGCTGGCAATCTCGGCACCGACCCGTCAGGCAGCTGCATTTATCGCCAGCCTGCCGAAGCTATGCGAACTGACTATTCTCGGAGCTGATGAATGGGAGGAAGAAGACTGGGAGCAGCTGGGGCGTATGCTACCGCTGCGCAAGCTGTATATCGGCGCGCTGCACAAGCCACATATCCACTATCTGAGCAGTTACAGTCAATTGGAGTGTCTTACTCTGTATGATTCCCAGATCGAGGATATTTCCGCTCTGGCCGATCTGCCAGCACTCAAAGAGCTCAAGCTAATGGAAGGCTGCAGTATCGGTAATCTGGAATCGATAGGCGGCTCGGTGACACTGGAAAAGTTCACCGGAACATTTGCCCAATTTGAATTACTCAAGGATGCTTTTGCTCAATACGTGAATTTCTCGCAAATGATCGGAGAAATGACCGATGAGCAGCAGGATATATGGATACGTCATACCCGCTGA
- the kdpF gene encoding K(+)-transporting ATPase subunit F has product MTWLLWIIIAGLLVYLCYALIYPEKF; this is encoded by the coding sequence GTGACCTGGTTATTATGGATCATTATTGCTGGTTTGCTGGTGTATCTGTGTTATGCCTTGATTTATCCGGAAAAATTTTAA
- the kdpA gene encoding potassium-transporting ATPase subunit KdpA, with amino-acid sequence MSILPYIGIVVTLIIVILLARPMGGYIARAFDYTPGRLDRWFGPLEKGIYRIGGIRQENQTWKQYAAAVLISNTVLLLVVYLIFRVQDKLPLNPAGIGAMSPDLAFNTAVSFMTNTNLQHYSGESGLSLFSQMTAIVFMMFVSPATGIAVAIAFIRGLAGKPLGNFFVDLTRALTRILLPLACVAAIILIGLGVPQTFQTGVTAQTLEGAQQQIATGPMGTFLAIKELGNNGGGFMGANSAHPFENPGGISNMLQIILMMLVPVSLPFTYGKMVGNNKQGRVLFVSMMMMFIVMLSVSLVSEHQGNPLIQQAGIQQGTGSMEGKEVRIGVEQSSFYSVVTTASETGAVNTMHDTLTPIAGMVAIGNMMLNTVFGGSGVGVLNVLMYAIIAVFLSGLMVGRTPEFLGRKIEGREMKLIAVTLLIQPLLILAPTAIALMAYPDTISNPGYHGLTQVLYEFTSSAANNGSGFEGLGDNTIFWNVSTGAVMFIARYFSMVTLLAVAGSLLMKKPVPETSGTLRTDQPLFGLVFVVAVVIVGALTFFPALVLGPIAEQLTL; translated from the coding sequence GTGAGTATTCTTCCATATATCGGCATTGTAGTAACCCTGATTATTGTTATTTTATTGGCTCGTCCGATGGGCGGCTATATTGCACGGGCATTTGATTATACGCCTGGACGACTGGATCGCTGGTTCGGTCCGCTGGAAAAAGGAATTTACCGTATTGGTGGTATCCGTCAGGAGAATCAGACATGGAAGCAGTATGCAGCGGCCGTATTGATTAGCAACACGGTGTTATTGCTGGTGGTTTATCTGATTTTCCGTGTACAGGACAAGCTGCCGCTGAATCCGGCAGGTATCGGAGCGATGAGCCCGGATCTAGCTTTCAACACAGCTGTGAGTTTTATGACCAATACGAACCTTCAGCATTATAGCGGGGAAAGCGGATTATCGTTATTCTCGCAGATGACAGCTATCGTGTTTATGATGTTTGTCTCACCAGCTACAGGTATTGCCGTAGCGATTGCCTTTATTCGTGGACTGGCAGGCAAGCCACTGGGGAATTTCTTCGTCGATCTGACACGGGCATTGACTCGTATTCTGCTCCCGCTGGCATGTGTCGCAGCCATAATCTTGATCGGTCTTGGCGTACCACAGACGTTCCAGACCGGAGTGACAGCACAGACACTGGAAGGAGCACAGCAGCAGATTGCTACAGGACCAATGGGGACTTTCCTGGCAATCAAGGAGCTTGGTAACAATGGTGGGGGCTTTATGGGAGCCAACTCCGCACATCCGTTTGAAAACCCGGGCGGCATCAGTAATATGCTGCAAATTATTCTGATGATGCTGGTGCCGGTATCACTGCCATTTACATATGGCAAAATGGTTGGCAACAACAAACAGGGCCGTGTATTGTTCGTATCCATGATGATGATGTTCATTGTTATGTTGAGCGTCTCGCTGGTCAGTGAGCACCAGGGTAACCCGTTGATTCAACAGGCAGGTATCCAGCAGGGCACCGGATCGATGGAAGGCAAGGAAGTACGGATTGGTGTGGAGCAATCTTCTTTCTATTCGGTTGTAACGACCGCATCGGAGACAGGTGCTGTCAATACAATGCATGATACATTGACACCAATCGCAGGCATGGTCGCTATAGGCAATATGATGCTAAATACCGTCTTTGGCGGTTCAGGAGTCGGTGTGCTCAATGTACTGATGTACGCCATTATCGCGGTCTTCCTGTCCGGACTGATGGTTGGACGAACACCGGAGTTCCTGGGGCGCAAAATTGAAGGCAGAGAGATGAAGCTGATTGCAGTGACGCTGCTGATCCAGCCGCTGCTGATTCTGGCACCAACCGCTATTGCACTCATGGCGTATCCGGATACCATTTCGAATCCGGGCTATCATGGGTTGACCCAGGTGCTGTACGAATTTACTTCCTCGGCAGCCAACAATGGTTCGGGCTTTGAAGGATTGGGCGATAATACGATATTCTGGAATGTATCGACAGGTGCCGTTATGTTTATTGCACGCTATTTTTCAATGGTAACTTTGCTGGCAGTAGCCGGATCGCTGCTGATGAAAAAGCCTGTACCCGAGACGAGCGGAACATTGCGTACCGATCAGCCGCTGTTTGGTCTGGTATTTGTCGTGGCTGTAGTTATCGTAGGTGCATTAACCTTTTTCCCGGCACTGGTACTGGGACCGATTGCGGAACAGCTAACTTTGTAA